Proteins from one Stegostoma tigrinum isolate sSteTig4 chromosome 17, sSteTig4.hap1, whole genome shotgun sequence genomic window:
- the LOC125459525 gene encoding golgin subfamily B member 1-like isoform X2 encodes MDNADNTEGENLGGLRTVVEELELERNRLQEQILMLEERCQDLEEKAQLRTRVEFHQSESERLQNQLSLVRCQQSRDSEQHHNLITNLNEQLKEVSDKKDFLENSLVEKDKLLAETSAKLLQMDNLKESLEAQKIINQDLTVKLSQTEENVQKQEVAMEVLHQDLDQANDELERLNSIHLEERARLIDDLQSCEREIDLLKETIAEKAHKLTDLSKTVAEYSEHSKILKEQNKCKEQEVEELKAALEKVEMEIMLLKKTQTVDEQTMKASISALVDQLSQMESELSNARSDNETKGKEIASLLKQIGENNNTIQGLHSELQKQKISNKAHLVDCSAQISFLENKIIIATQQLQETNAANQEEIESLKVQLIESNLTRARLDSSLREKEEKEQCLENELKTLKNQCNNLIADTVGKEEELTKLSKKFAEHKEEAEIRLQEKLEHVASLESRLQAIQETNSQFVQEIQAKEAERQDLKRQVDEMTKLFTDSQRQTQKLNETNVQLQATVKEQVQSLSEQAKLLSESNERVAHTLEIQLNLEHQLKELNVKNENLKEIVNSKEDELLKKNDVVKQLEKGIASKEEHISLYISTVSELQKHKESVVPKLELLKTLEQKELTLEKQLREKINECNLLKDQILENQKSTEQVRGQLQSLTVQLGELRLLHAEKEDLLNSKITECISLQNQLRERQETLMRLQDQIQDSNIELGVKDVALKQKLSECSDLQKTLSQQQLTAKSLESQIHALTEERENLRQLFESRESLLSNKSNECHALQEQLDQKADTIVFLQKQMETLTVDKKCLQSENEELQISLSKWTAEQSQLLEKINDCESVAALAQDQAKILVTENQKLKEHLENVNSTLCSKTDEVTALQSLLSQKVEMITSMNENDCTCDVSNGKFTLNLEGKQIAPNQQTILLQQEQGEVLQEDSQMSQYVQIISHLQARVQIITSETAQLKQTLQEKETALQQKAYLDGELQKMTAEHEALKLQSVENTGIILKLQNQIRDMTSKTNELKCNIEERDKLLACKVEECVKIKATFSETEDTVSQFREQLAAVSAEAELLRMTIQEKEMIVQQIKESTTICNEALMLKIQTKETEYTELNEKFNNLEHLFSQCNNQMNQQKSEISQLKQDLVQKEASILEERKLVRKWQDRASECDFLKLEFTESTKKVSRLQSEVQYLMSESKRLEELLQEKETAFSHLQERYAAQTEQFEEFSEMLHVKEQEITELQAALCAKDASIQVIESNANAFMIEVKSLKEELQKSQVSLTNCKDVLQQKVETFAISQRNMESQIVTLEAQKIQYKEAAEHLDMINQDLKQNELILQKKYLDQTHHIEKLDSKLKALSEKSAQDYQDKTALVEHLYQQCDQLKKENSQLDHQIEMMKIEKEQVSASYQQKVNELQVLEEKLATMCDIKEKLDVTQRMKDENESLQNQVSVKSEQITKLKVEIKKLEQNLTESERKSFEFGRETEKNNLLTEKLNNLANQLELKDVKIDSLQKALDNLQEKLGEQSSVIKTSSNRLKEQEVLASNFSQQIIEKQSKLDELSAFVLSTESAVVELKQILSEKEKEIENLQSRISESEKQSSEITGSLGNKLKSFEEEKLSLCNELKQTKLSHRLELEALQRQVADLQEIQPQAILREKQPFLDESVQQNNSTKEQTSTLEDTVKEEAQHFDSLQKKEQAAHLLTLQVNQHQEMVISLSQQLREKEATTMQLTESISKEMVKAAEEKTHLAGQIQELKVQHHVSNEKVEKLTDELAKYKKQLEEQEIILNTKEIQYEDIVAKNEQLLSQTEVLTKERDILKKKFQAALITRRDLMKKVQELQKGAIAEKEKDQQITEMQHNYRMLESQTQELTSEMTISQKQIKQLESHLEALKQQLVEKDSDINILSETLSKKETDIEQLERKFSKYEMEKEAMSAEFLQIIQKKDSSIARLQAVLKDREIAFEDERIQLNSDLEKMKISLPKQTECSSIESSGRNVNPGNGNIDFIEPLNVLKQEKEHLQKKLQAALLARKEAIKKVHEEDKNHKEQLSLQKEEYNLISEMYSVQTKEFENVKEELAALLQTHQTKLMEFECNRELTGTLQKQLQSVTVMLNDKERALEQLKAQLEEQESKMLAALSQQDEVQILEKKLTSMVSSLAVKDTDLKNLQRENNQLQQELGRAQAKIIESSEETQMVKHSLTSLKHQYQEEKERQAAENNWLQNELRSIQAEAESLKIALEGALKDKENCCQTLENSAKDLTCLKTQLLNLHREKDKIQAQLNIFQGENAEVKSILQQASQSQKADEEKLHTQILPVQSERAKMYERLQEQDNAEETLECTLSAKEKPVEELGLQVQKQLFYETEKERGKISTTEVQRKAVGNPEECTSKELIQRKLQAALISRKEALKENKTLKHNINALTSEKEVLISKISTLERSLVEIKKQLESLQQVISAHHEEKTMLLSEVDEIFAVKQNLNVANESLKRTLETITEEKQDLSHQLDSLKNSQATELSELKAKHDELKHEYESLLQSYENIGNEMYKMRQIVETTRKEKQEIVYNFREVEAKRQRIEKQLEEVSDQNEKTKDKMRKLAKSKQQRVQELEDEIERISTELQAISANQSHTNELSVQCNQLREENKLLKQTYEKLKSEFNKTQKENEHLLKELNTSTSIFDELQAKESFHQSKGSKIDNKSQINEPLSPGKQILESEDGTFQRAKQTRPLLTEKLQQLKLSHKEESQEEEGTVTELQQIVKACQDEIVNLNEKVKILEDDKSLLQEELENIQEMSDKVKNEKEHLEAELLKNAGKLDQLTDALKTLHVQNNSLSNELDSFRQEKCQLVNAKEAQETELAKVFEEKLRSARSDKARSSGETKQLQELLKEKQQEINQLQKDCIKYQELILDLERSIKASDSACEEMQNRLECATTKVFKSEEQVRIVQEELASNKVLLLNSKSEADGVHAQCLELMKKLQKQEEKAKAQITEKEKKLLLILDQQKTIHQKEIVSYQDKLDLMERDKDRVVAELLEVQAEQNGRDLLIKKLQDELNSNLANLAAFAKCMSSLQDDRDRIIEESKEWESRFKDTIQNKEHQVQAKEEMLQKLNEQIKLKSFDLQELQHRSLKLEQTINELTLSSKNAEVKHQNELENMTELICKHSEKLEEMERLLKEKEATLSKLLQENNDLSTQLSDMSHSVTKLKITEQMLEKNLAEKQSESHQLLSENEKLNADLEKQNAISQQLKLMLNNKDMEISKLISSKEGEISEYVAELQEQYRTQMEVYKHKLKVFQHDSHKAANEIKELQVQIDKNRKDKDKAIAKTDAFTKSMASLQDDRDRILTEYTQLEQRHLDMLSQKDGLIQDSATENNKLKQEIRNLLNQMDDLNSENAMLRAQLIQYREELNQVLCLKDNQLKELLQKQLQQIKNLETDKNNFEEQWKEAQKSLEKCNESIRSLQVENKQLMGQMMELKTVPLRTQDKSEANELKKDFDFKTTIVEEHENKLFEVESLTKSETVFKISEKAVEIVQEGTQEELVGSSNDLLKMTVCLKDQNLCQNSSEIIWLRNKIEELEKLHQAKLQEHTEQDVSSFQNELAELRSEKSLVLSESTATKEQYLLKVVDRDRQITDLRKLNQEAWNHELANSVQQTKPLEIESLLSSENNTEQVKFLLMEKKQLQSEAQGYLQEIHRKEQEFQKLNSKIIQSIEERSTLSNQLKVVCQTLRDTQSRYGDLQDRYYQLERRYQAMRSLPNEEQNEANEEVPPGAPQERASVIVEIDNLELSELRRRLAESDQRNDSAHHELSQLTEMLAHEELRRRAAEEALIAAEEILKGLDITAVRQTPREYTIQLESDEEREALFIDPSEQVVVRKVKRGALSFKRWLRSRSLYCSKIMSSRARTRYLVFVYFVTLHVLVFMCLTGFL; translated from the exons AGTGAATCCGAACGCTTGCAGAATCAACTGTCCCTTGTGCGATGCCAGCAAAGCCGTGATTCTGAGCAACACCATAATCTTATTACCAATCTAAATGAGCAGTTGAAAGA AGTCAGCGACAAAAAGGACTTCTTGGAAAATTCACTCGTAGAAAAAGATAAATTGCTGGCAGAAACCTCAGCAAAACTGCTACAGATGGATAACTTGAAGGAATCACTGGAAGCCCAGAAGATAATTAACCAAGACCTTACAGTAAAGCTATCACAAACTGAAGAAAAT GTGCAGAAACAGGAAGTTGCAATGGAAGTTCTACACCAGGATCTAGACCAGGCAAATGATGAGCTAGAGCGGCTTAATTCAATCCACTTGGAGGAGCGAGCCCGCCTGATAGATGATTTACAAAGCTGTGAAAGAGAGATTGACCTGCTTAAAGAGACAATTGCAGAGAAGGCACACAAATTGACTGACCTTTCTAAGACTGTGGCGGAATATTCAGAGCACAGTAAAATACTGAAAGagcaaaataaatgtaaggagcaggaggttgaAGAGCTTAAGGCAGCCTTAGAAAAGGTTGAAATGGAGATCATGCTACTAAAGAAAACTCAAACTGTTGATGAACAGACCATGAAAGCCAGCATTTCTGCACTTGTGGATCAACTTTCTCAGATGGAGTCTGAGCTCAGCAATGCTAGGAGTGACAACGAAACAAAGGGGAAAGAAATTGCATCCTTATTGAAACAGATTGGAGAAAATAATAACACAATTCAAGGTCTACATTCGGAATTACAGAAGCAGAAAATATCAAATAAAGCTCATCTTGTGGATTGTAGTGCTCAGATATCCTTTCTTGAAAATAAGATCATCATAGCCACTCAACAGCTTCAAGAAACAAATGCTGCAAACCAAGAAGAAATTGAAAGTCTCAAGGTTCAGTTGATTGAAAGCAACTTGACAAGAGCAAGACTTGACAGTTCTCTCCGGGAGAAGGAGGAAAAAGAACAATGTTTGGAGAATGAGCTGAAAACTTTGAAGAATCAATGTAACAATCTGATCGCTGATACGGTTGGAAAAGAGGAGGAGTTGACAAAGTTGTCCAAGAAATTTGCTGAACATAAAGAAGAAGCTGAAATCAGGCTGCAGGAGAAGTTGGAGCATGTTGCCTCTTTGGAGAGCAGGCTTCAAGCTATTCAAGAAACCAATTCTCAATTTGTCCAAGAAATACAAGCTAAAGAAGCTGAAAGGCAAGATTTGAAAAGGCAGGTAGATGAGATGACCAAATTATTCACTGACTCACAAAGACAAACACAAAAACTTAATGAAACAAATGTGCAGCTGcaggcaacagtgaaggagcaagTTCAAAGCCTTTCAGAGCAAGCCAAACTTCTATCTGAATCAAATGAAAGAGTTGCTCATACTTTGGAGATCCAGCTCAATTTAGAGCATCAATTAAAAGAACTGAACGTTAAAAATGAAAATCTCAAGGAAATTGTCAATAGTAAAGAAGATGagcttttaaagaaaaatgatgtTGTCAAGCAGTTAGAAAAAGGAATCGCTTCCAAAGAAGAGCACATTTCACTGTACATAAGTACAGTTTCTGAGCTTCAAAAACATAAAGAATCTGTCGTCCCAAAACTAGAACTTCTGAAAACATTGGAACAGAAGGAACTAACACTGGAAAAGCAATTACGTGAAAAAATAAACGAGTGTAACTTGCTAAAAGATCAAATTCTAGAGAATCAGAAAAGCACTGAGCAGGTTCGAGGGCAACTGCAGTCCTTGACAGTCCAGCTTGGGGAACTTCGTCTTTTGCATGCTGAAAAGGAGGATTTATTAAACAGTAAAATTACTGAATGTATCTCACTCCAAAACCAGCTCCGTGAAAGACAGGAAACATTGATGCGACTACAAGATCAAATTCAGGATTCCAATATTGAACTTGGGGTCAAAGATGTAGCTTTAAAACAAAAGCTATCTGAGTGCAGTGATCTGCAGAAAACATTGAGTCAACAACAGCTTACTGCTAAAAGCTTAGAGAGTCAAATACATGCATTGACTGAAGAAAGGGAAAATCTCAGGCAACTGTTCGAAAGCAGAGAATCGCTCCTAAGTAATAAGTCCAACGAATGTCATGCACTACAAGAACAGCTTGATCAGAAAGCGGATACAATTGTATTCTTGCAAAAGCAAATGGAAACACTGACTGTTGACAAAAAATGTCTTCAGAGTGAAAATGAAGAGCTGCAAATATCTTTAAGTAAGTGGACTGCTGAGCAAAGTCAACTGCTGGAAAAAATAAATGACTGTGAGTCTGTGGCTGCCCTTGCACAGGATCAGGCAAAAATTCTTGTCACTGAAAATCAGAAACTTAAAGAGCACCTTGAAAATGTGAATTCTACACTATGCAGTAAAACAGATGAGGTTACAGCCCTTCAATCCTTGCTGTCACAAAAGGTGGAAATGATAACCTCGATGAATGAAAATGACTGTACCTGCGATGTTAGTAATGGGAAGTTTACATTGAATCTTGAAGGGAAACAGATTGCACCAAATCAGCAGACAATATTGCTGCAACAGGAGCAAGGTGAGGTGTTGCAGGAGGACAGTCAGATGAGTCAGTATGTGCAGATAATTTCGCATTTACAAGCTCGGGTGCAAATTATCACATCTGAAACTGCTCAGCTTAAACAGACTTtgcaagagaaagagacagctcTTCAACAGAAGGCTTACTTAGATGGAGAGCTTCAGAAAATGACAGCAGAACATGAGGCATTAAAATTGCAATCTGTGGAAAATACTGGAATCATTTTGAAACTTCAGAACCAAATCCGGGACATGACTTCTAAAACAAATGAGTTAAAATGCAACATTGAAGAAAGAGACAAGCTGCTGGCCTGTAAAGTCGAAGAGTGTGTCAAAATCAAAGCAACATTCTCTGAAACAGAGGATACAGTTTCACAATTTCGAGAGCAACTGGCAGCTGTCAGTGCTGAAGCTGAACTGCTGAGAATGACTATTCAAGAAAAGGAGATGATAGTGCAACAGATCAAGGAAAGTACCACAATTTGCAATGAAGCATTAAtgttaaaaatacaaacaaaggaaACTGAGTATACAGAACTTAATGAAAAATTTAATAATCTTGAACATTTATTTTCACAATGTAATAATCAAATGAACcaacagaaatcagaaataagtCAATTGAAACAGGATCTTGTACAAAAGGAAGCTTCAATTTTAGAGGAAAGAAAACTTGTCAGAAAATGGCAAGATCGAGCAAGTGAGTGTGATTTTCTGAAATTGGAATTCACTGAGAGTACCAAAAAGGTTTCTCGACTCCAGAGTGAAGTGCAGTACCTGATGTCTGAGTCGAAGCGACTTGAGGAGTTACTGCAGGAGAAAGAAACTGCCTTTAGCCACCTGCAAGAAAGGTATGCTGCGCAGACTGAACAGTTTGAGGAATTCTCTGAAATGCTTCATGTGAAGGAGCAAGAAATTACAGAACTTCAGGCAGCACTTTGTGCAAAGGATGCCAGTATTCAAGTCATAGAAAGTAATGCAAATGCTTTTATGATTGAAGTTAAGTCACTAAAAGAGGAATTGCAAAAGAGTCAGGTATCACTAACTAACTGCAAGGATGTTTTACAGCAAAAAGTTGAAACATTTGCTATCAGTCAGAGGAACATGGAGAGTCAAATTGTAACTCTAGAAGCACAAAAAATCCAATATAAAGAAGCTGCAGAACATCTTGACATGATTAACCAGGATTTAAAACAGAATGAACTAATCCTTCAGAAGAAATATTTGGATCAGACACATCACATTGAGAAACTTGACTCAAAGCTAAAGGCGTTAAGTGAAAAATCTGCTCAAGACTATCAAGATAAAACAGCACTAGTTGAACATCTTTATCAGCAGTGTGATCAacttaaaaaggaaaattcaCAATTGGATCACCAGATTGAAATGATGAAGATTGAAAAGGAACAAGTGAGTGCTTCATATCAGCAGAAAGTGAATGAATTACAGGTGCTTGAAGAAAAGCTTGCAACAATGTGTGATATCAAGGAGAAACTTGATGTTACACAGCGCATGAAAGATGAAAATGAATCTCTTCAAAATCAGGTCAGTGTTAAATCAGAGCAAATAACAAAACTGAAAGTGGAAATTAAAAAATTAGAACAAAATCTGACCGAATCAGAAAGGAAATCATTCGAATTTGGTAGGGAAACTGAGAAAAATAATCTGCTAACAGAGAAATTGAACAATTTAGCGAATCAGTTAGAATTGAAAGATGTTAAAATAGACAGCTTGCAAAAGGCACTAGATAATTTGCAAGAGAAACTTGGTGAACAGTCATCTGTAATAAAAACCAGTTCAAATCGTCTGAAAGAGCAGGAAGTGTTGGCATCAAACTTCAGTCAACAAATTATTGAGAAACAATCCAAACTGGatgaattgtcagcttttgtttTAAGTACTGAATCTGCTGTTGTTGAGTTAAAGCAAATTCTGtctgagaaagaaaaagaaattgaaaactTGCAAAGTAGAATTTCAGAAAGTGAAAAACAAAGTTCAGAAATTACAGGAAGCTTGGGCAATAAATTAAAATCTTTTGAAGAAGAAAAGCTCTCACTTTGTAATGAGCTCAAGCAAACCAAGTTAAGTCATCGTTTAGAACTAGAAGCTTTACAACGACAAGTAGCTGATCTCCAAGAGATACAACCACAAGCTATACTAAGAGAAAAACAACCTTTTTTAGATGAGAGTGTCCAACAAAATAATTCAACAAAAGAGCAGACCAGTACTTTGGAGGATACAGTCAAGGAAGAGGCTCAGCATTTTGATTCCTTGCAAAAGAAGGAACAAGCAGCACACTTACTGACTTTGCAAGTGAACCAACACCAAGAGATGGTAATTTCTCTCAGCCAGCAGCTGAGAGAAAAAGAAGCTACAACCATGCAGCTTACAGAATCTATATCAAAGGAAATGGTTAAAGCAGCAGAAGAGAAAACACATTTGGCTGGTCAAATACAAGAGCTTAAAGTTCAGCACCATGTTTCTAATGAAAAGGTAGAAAAGCTTACAGATGAACTGGCCAAATATAAGAAACAACTAGAAGAACAAGAAATTATTTTGAATACAAAAGAAATCCAATACGAAGACATTGTTGCCAAAAATGAACAGCTACTTTCACAAACAGAAGTGCTTACAAAGGAACGGGACATACTCAAAAAGAAATTTCAAGCTGCACTAATAACTAGAAGGGATCTGATGAAGAAAGTTCAAGAGTTACAGAAAGGAGCCATTGCTGAAAAAGAGAAAGATCAGCAAATCACAGAAATGCAGCATAATTACAGAATGCTTGAAAGTCAGACACAAGAGTTGACCTCAGAAATGACAATTAGTCAGAAACAAATTAAACAGCTTGAGTCACATCTTGAAGCCCTCAAACAACAGTTGGTAGAAAAGGACAGCGATATAAATATTCTTAGTGAGACGCTTTCCAAAAAAGAAACTGATATAGAACAGTTGGAAAGAAAGTTCAGTAAATATGAAATGGAAAAAGAAGCCATGTCTGCTGAATTCCTTCAAATTATCCAAAAGAAAGATTCCTCAATTGCCCGACTCCAGGCTGTTTTAAAAGACAGAGAAATAGCATTTGAAGATGAACGCATTCAACTTAATTCAGATCTTGAGAAAATGAAAATTTCTTTACCGAAACAAACAGAGTGTTCCAGCATTGAATCATCTGGTAGGAATGTCAATCCTGGAAATGGTAATATTGATTTCATTGAGCCACTAAATGTGCTTAAACAAGAAAAGGAACATTTACAAAAGAAACTTCAGGCAGCTCTTTTGGCTCGAAAAGAAGCTATCAAAAAGGTTCATGAAGAGGATAAAAACCATAAAGAGCAGTTGTCCCTACAGAAGGAAGAATATAATCTCATTTCAGAAATGTattctgtgcaaaccaaagaatTCGAAAATGTGAAAGAAGAATTAGCTGCACTCCTCCAAACACATCAAACAAAGCTAATGGAATTTGAGTGTAATAGAGAACTAACAGGGACTCTGCAAAAGCAGTTGCAGTCTGTCACTGTTATGCTTAATGACAAAGAACGGGCATTGGAACAGCTTAAAGCTCAacttgaggagcaggaaagcaaaatGCTTGCTGCCTTAAGTCAGCAAGATGAAGTTCAGATCCTTGAAAAGAAATTAACAAGCATGGTTTCCTCATTAGCAGTTAAGGATACTGATTTGAAAAACCTTCAACGTGAGAACAACCAACTTCAACAAGAGTTAGGAAGAGCACAAGCTAAGATTATTGAATCATCTGAAGAAACTCAAATGGTAAAGCATTCTCTAACCAGTCTCAAGCATCAGTATCAAGAGGAAAAGGAGCGTCAGGCTGCAGAGAATAACTGGCTTCAAAATGAGTTGCGTTCAATACAAGCTGAAGCTGAAAGCCTCAAAATTGCCCTGGAGGGAGCGCTGAAAGATAAAGAAAATTGCTGTCAAACTCTAGAAAATTCAGCTAAAGATTTGACTTGTCTCAAAACTCAGCTATTGAATTTACATAGAGAGAAAGATAAGATTCAAGCACAGCTTAATATTTTCCAGGGGGAGAATGCAGAAGTCAAATCAATATTGCAGCAAGCTTCCCAGTCTCAAAAAGCAGATGAAGAGAAGCTGCATACACAAATACTGCCTGTGCAGTCAGAGCGAGCAAAGATGTATGAGAGGTTACAAGAACAGGATAACGCTGAAGAGACATTGGAATGTACATTGTCTGCGAAAGAGAAGCCCGTGGAAGAACTGGGATTACAAGTTCAAAAGCAATTATTTTATGAAACAGAAAAGGAAAGAGGAAAGATTTCTACCACTGAAGTTCAACGGAAGGCAGTAGGCAATCCTGAAGAGTGCACGTCTAAAGAGCTGATTCAAAGAAAGCTACAAGCTGCACTAATATCCCGGAAAGAGGccttgaaagaaaataaaactcttAAGCATAATATTAATGCTTTAACATCAGAAAAAGAAGTTCTTATTTCCAAGATTTCTACCCTTGAAAGAAGCTTAGTTGAGATAAAGAAACAGCTGGAGTCTTTACAGCAAGTTATTTCAGCACATCATGAAGAAAAGACGATGCTTCTTTCTGAAGTAGATGAAATATTTGCAGTAAAACAGAACTTAAATGTTGCAAATGAAAGTCTAAAGCGTACACTAGAAACAATAACAGAAGAGAAGCAAGACCTTTCTCACCAGCTGGATTCATTGAAAAATTCTCAGGCAACTGAGCTGTCAGAGTTGAAAGCAAAACATGATGAATTAAAGCATGAATATGAATCCCTTTTGCAGTCCTATGAAAACATTGgaaatgaaatgtataaaatgagACAGATAGTTGAAACAACCAGAAAGGAAAAGCAAGAGATTGTTTACAACTTCCGCGAAGTTGAGGCTAAGAGGCAACGTATTGAGAAACAGCTTGAGGAGGTGAGTGATCAGAATGAAAAAACTAAGGACAAAATGAGAAAACTTGCAAAATCCAAGCAACAGAGAGTTCAAGAACTTGAAGATGAAATTGAAAGAATCAGCACTGAGTTGCAAGCTATTTCTGCAAATCAGAGTCACACAAATGAATTGTCTGTTCAATGCAATCAACTCAGAGAGGAGAACAAATTGCTAAAGCAAACCTATGAGAAACTTAAGTCTGAATTTAATAAAACTCAGAAGGAAAATGAGCATTTACTGAAGGAACTTAATACATCCACATCTATCTTTGATGAGCTACAGGCCAAAGAATCATTTCATCAGTCGAAAGGATCCAAAATTGATAATAAATCCCAAATAAATGAGCCGTTATCTCCAGGCAAGCAAATTTTGGAGTCCGAGGATGGAACATTTCAACGTGCGAAGCAAACAAGACCACTATTGACTGAGAAACTTCAACAATTGAAGTTGTCTCACAAGGAGGAGAGCCAAGAAGAAGAAGGTACAGTTACAGAACTTCAACAAATAGTGAAAGCCTGTCAGGATGAGATTGTGAACTTAAATGAAAAAGTAAAAATTTTAGAAGATGATAAATCCCTTCTCCAAGAAgaacttgaaaatattcaagaaatgTCTGACAAGGTCAAAAATGAAAAAGAGCATCTGGAAGCAGAGTTACTTAAAAATGCAGGCAAACTTGATCAATTAACAGATGCACTGAAGACACTTCATGTACAAAATAATTCACTTTCCAATGAATTGGATAGCTTCAGACAAGAGAAATGCCAGTTGGTCAATGCAAAGGAAGCCCAGGAAACAGAACTGGCAAAAGTATTTGAGGAGAAGCTCCGTTCTGCTCGGAGCGATAAAGCCAGATCCAGTGGTGAAACCAAACAACTGCAGGAACTATTAAAAGAGAAACAACAGGAAATAAATCAGTTACAGAAGGACTGCATCAAATACCAGGAGCTCATTTTGGACTTAGAACGATCAATCAAAGCATCTGACTCTGCTTGTGAAGAAATGCAAAATAGACTAGAGTGTGCAACTACAAAAGTCTTCAAATCTGAAGAGCAAGTCAGAATTGTTCAAGAAGAACTTGCTTCTAATAAAGTTTTGCTCCTCAATTCCAAAAGTGAAGCCGATGGTGTTCATGCACAGTGTTTAGAGTTAATGAAAAAACTACAAAAACAAGAGGAGAAAGCGAAAGCCCAAATTACTGAAAAAGAGAAGAAACTCCTTCTGATTTTGGATCAACAGAAAACAATTCATCAAAAAGAAATAGTCAGTTATCAGGACAAACTGGATTTGATGGAGCGTGATAAAGATAGGGTGGTTGCCGAACTCTTGGAAGTACAGGCTGAACAAAATGGCCGTGACCTGCTCATTAAAAAGCTTCAGGATGAGTTGAATAGTAATTTGGCAAATTTGGCAGCATTTGCAAAATGTATGTCCTCTCTTCAAGATGACAGAGATAGAATTATTGAAGAAAGCAAGGAATGGGAATCTCGATTCAAAGATACTATCCAAAATAAAGAACATCAAGTGCAAGCAAAGGAAGAAATGTTACAGAAACTTAATGAACAAATCAAGCTAAAATCTTTTGATCTTCAAGAGCTGCAACACAGATCTTTAAAGTTGGAGCAGACAATAAATGAACTTACTCTGAGCAGCAAAAACGCAGAGGTGAAACACCAGAATGAATTAGAAAATATGACAGAGCTTATTTGCAAACACTCTGAGAAGCTTGAAGAGATGGAGAGATTGTTAAAAGAGAAAGAAGCAACTTTGAGCAAATTATTGCAAGAAAATAATGACTTAAGCACACAGCTTTCTGATATGAGCCATTCAGTGACCAAGTTGAAAATAACTGAGCAAATGCTAGAAAAAAATTTGGCAGAGAAACAATCTGAAAGTCATCAGCTTCTTtctgaaaatgaaaaattaaatgcTGACCTAGAGAAGCAAAATGCTATTTCCCAACAGCTGAAGCTAATGCTAAACAATAAAGATATGGAGATTTCAAAACTTATTTCATCAAAAGAAGGTGAAATATCAGAGTATGTAGCAGAATTACAGGAACAATATAGAACACAAATGGAGGTCTATAAGCATAAGTTGAAGGTTTTCCAGCATGATAGCCATAAAGCAGCCAATGAAATCAAAGAATTGCAGGTGCAGattgataaaaacagaaaagacaaagacaaagctATCGCCAAAACGGATGCATTTACAAAATCCATGGCTTCTCTTCAAGATGATAGAGACCGTATCTTAACTGAATATACGCAACTTGAACAACGCCACCTTGATATGCTAAGTCAGAAGGATGGTTTAATTCAGGACAGTGCGACTGAAAACAACAAACTTAAACAAGAAATCAGAAATTTGCTGAACCAAATGGATGACCTTAATTCTGAAAATGCAATGCTTAGAGCACAATTGATACAGTACAGGGAGGAACTTAACCAGGTCTTGTGCTTAAAAGATAATCAGTTGAAGGAGCTACTTCAAAAGCAACTGCAGCAAATTAAGAATCTTGAGACAGATAAAAACAACTTTGAAGAACAATGGAAAGAAGCACAGAAATCCCTTGAAAAATGCAATGAAAGCATAAGATCCTTACAAGTAGAAAACAAGCAACTTATGGGACAAATGATGGAACTCAAGACTGTCCCTTTGCGCACACAAGATAAATCAGAAGCAAATGAACTAAAAAAAGACTTTGACTTTAAAACAACAATTGTAGAGGAACATGAAAATAAACTCTTTGAAGTTGAGAGCCTGACCAAGTCAGAAACTGTGTTTAAAATCTCTGAGAAAGCTGTTGAAATAGTTCAGGAAGGAACTCAAGAAGAACTAGTTGGATCATCAAATGATTTG TTAAAAATGACTGTTTGCCTTAAAGACCAGAATTTATGTCAGAACTCCTCGGAAATAATATGGCTGAGAAATAAAATTGAAGAATTGGAAAAACTACATCAAGCAAAGTTACAAGAACACACTGAACAAGACGTTTCCTCCTTTCAGAATGAGTTGGCTGAACTAAG ATCAGAGAAGTCCTTAGTGCTTTCAGAGTCTACTGCTACAAAAGAACAATATCTCTTAAAAGTGGTTGACCGTGATAGACAAATTACTGATCTGAGAAAATTGAACCAGGAAGCGTGGAATCATGAACTGGCAAATAGTGTGCAGCAGACGAAG CCTTTAGAGATTGAATCCTTGCTGAGCAGTGAGAATAATACTGAGCAAGTGAAGTTTCTGCTAATGGAAAAGAAACAACTGCAGAGTGAAGCCCAGGGTTACTTACAAGAGATTCACCGCAAAGAACAAGAATTTCAAAAACTGAATAGCAAG ATTATCCAGAGCATTGAAGAGAGATCCACATTATCTAACCAGCTAAAAGTAGTCTGTCAGACTCTACGTGATACCCAGTCACGTTATGGGGATCTTCAGGATCGCTATTATCAACTGGAAAGACGGTACCAGGCAATGCGCTCATTGCCCAATGAAGAGCAA